In Desulfuromonadaceae bacterium, the following proteins share a genomic window:
- a CDS encoding nucleotidyltransferase domain-containing protein, which produces MSKTQPIELLFGTYRRKILSLLLLRSDEQFHVREIARLTGVPAGSLHRELKQLAEAELLIRNTSGRQVYYRVDKTNPIYTDLAGIFRKTAGQADIIRQVLAPLDDKIELAFIFGSAAKGTEHSASDIDLFVVGETTFAEIAEALIDTHQRLGREINPVIMRKSEFKQKYQNDPFMMRVVAEEKIYVRGSENDFGELVKDRSTE; this is translated from the coding sequence ATGAGCAAAACGCAACCGATTGAACTCCTCTTTGGAACATATCGCAGAAAAATTCTGTCGCTGCTGTTGCTGCGCTCCGACGAACAATTTCACGTGCGGGAAATCGCCCGGTTGACCGGCGTACCCGCCGGATCGCTGCATCGCGAATTGAAACAACTGGCCGAAGCCGAACTGCTCATTCGCAACACATCCGGACGGCAAGTTTATTACCGCGTTGATAAAACCAATCCGATCTATACCGATTTGGCCGGAATCTTTCGCAAAACCGCCGGACAAGCCGATATCATCCGTCAGGTTCTGGCGCCCCTGGATGATAAAATTGAACTTGCCTTCATCTTCGGCTCGGCGGCAAAAGGTACGGAACACAGCGCCAGTGATATCGATTTGTTTGTCGTGGGGGAGACCACCTTTGCCGAAATCGCCGAGGCATTGATCGATACCCACCAGCGACTGGGACGAGAAATCAACCCGGTGATCATGCGTAAAAGTGAATTCAAACAAAAATATCAAAACGATCCCTTTATGATGCGGGTCGTCGCTGAAGAAAAAATTTATGTGAGGGGGAGTGAAAATGACTTTGGAGAACTTGTTAAAGACCGGTCAACTGAGTGA